The sequence below is a genomic window from Mycetohabitans rhizoxinica HKI 454.
TTGGCTGGCGCGTCGGTTCGTCGATGACCACGCACTTCGTTCTGGATGCACTTGAACAGGCGCTGTACGCCCGCCAGCCGGGCAACGACGGAACACTGGTCCATTATTCGGACAGAGGGTCGCAATACGTCAGCATTCGGTATAGCGAGCGACTGGCCGAAGCAGGCATCGAGCCATCAGTAGGCAGCCGTGGTGACAGCTACGATAACGCGTTGGCTGAAACGATCAACGGCCTGTACAAGACGGAACTGATTCATCGGCGTGCTCCTTGGAAAACAAGGGAATCCGTCGAATTGGCAACGCTTGAATGGGTCGCCTGGTACAACCATCATCGTCTGATGGAACCGCTCGGCTATATCCCACCCGCCGAAGCTGAGGCAAACTACTACAGGTAACTCAGAAATACCGATGGTGTGCCCGCATTAACTTAAACCAACCGGCCTCCACGATTCCCGGGGCGGTTCATGGATTTGTCCAGCGACAGCTCCGCCACCAGCCGCTTGAGCTTCGTGTTCTCCTCTTCGAGCTGCTTCAGGCGACGCAGCTCCGACGGGCCCAGGCCCCCATACTTCTGGCGCCAGTTATAGAACGTCGCATCGCTGATGCCCATCTTGCGGCACACCTCAGCTGCCGGCGTGCCCAGCTCTGCCTGTTTCAACGCAAATGTAATCTGTTCTTCAGTGTATCGGCTCTTCTTCACGACATGACCTTCTGCTTGTCAAGGTTGCATCATGCCGGATTTTTTCTACTTTTGAATGGCCCAGTTTTTTGGGGTAGCCTCACTCCACGACTGGCGTCTTGTCCGCCTCGCGCAGGATCATAACCATCTGCTCTTCCGTAAACCGGCTCTTCTTCATGACTTCCTTTCTCCGTTGGAAGCCATTCTCTCAATTTTCAACTGGGCCGAAAATCGCCGGGCAGGTCACGCACAAGACGGSTCGCCAGTCACATCGAAGCTTAAGCCGTTCGCTTTCGCCAGCCGGACCGGCCCGCTATGCGTTCGGTTTTCATTCTGAACTGCAATCTTCCTGCTCACTTACCGTATGCTGCGATCAAGGCTGCATCCGATAGGCGAAATGCTGGCATTCGGTACAGCTCTTCGGCTGCAGGCATAGCCTACCTTACCTATGCGCTGCTGTCTCATAGCACCTAAACGCGTTGTCCAAAGTTTGGACACGAGCCACGAACCAAGACCTTCCACTGCAATGGGCCGCAAAAACAGCCCCTACAACCCTGTCCAAACTTTGGACAAGTTGAAACCTGGACTCGCTATCTAAGCAACTCAACGACGAATTTTTGCAGCTTGGCTGCTTTTTCATCGGATAGCGCTTCAGCCGCTATCTTAACCACAACGTTCTTATGGTCGCGTGCGAAAGTTCCAACTTTGCTGCCATTTGACATCAAAGGGGTTTTTTGAGCTAGCGAGACACCACCACCGCTCGTTCTCGCAATATGACTGGCGACCTTAGTCTGATCCAGCCGTCCTCGCTCCACAAGGGTGATAGCTTGATCGAGCCGCTCAATGAGATCGGGGGTACTCTCGCCGTCCTTCAGTACCTTGACGATATCCGCAGCCGCCACGCGACCGAGCAATGCTGGATTTGCCCGCAGCCGCTCCTGGACAGACTCAGGCAGAGCGTGAAACGCTAGATAGCGATAAAGGTCCGACCGCTCAATACCTAAGTACTCCGCGAGTTTGGACCGCTGAGGGAACTGATCCATCACTAGCTTGATTCCGAGTGCCACTTCGAAGTCAGCCAAGTCCTCGCGCTGTAAGTTTTCCACAAGCGCAAGTATCGCGGTCTTCGCATCATCCGCATCAATGACGAGCGCCTCGATTGTCGGCTGGTTCAACAATTTAACTGCTCGCCAGCGCCTTTCGCCAGCAATGAGCTGGTATCCGTCGCCTTTACAACGCAGCAGCACCGGTTCCCCGAGCCCGTCAGCGCTAATTGTGGTCGCGAGCTCGCGTATCTTGGCCTCATTAAAGACAGTACGTGGCTGGAACGGATTCGGCTCGATCTTGTCGACCGGAATCATCATGTGCTGACGACCCACATCAAAATCGCTCGTATGGCTTGCCTCATGGTGCCGCTTGGTGTTCTCGGCAGCCTTCGCCTCAAGCATAACCTTCAAATTTTTTGCTGCCATCTACACCTCCGCAGTTTGTGCCTTGAGGCCGAGCATCTTGATAAGCTCGCTCGACAGCTGGCGATACTCGCGAGCTACCTTGGACGAACGGTCCAACGCATGCAAGCTTTGCTGCATGACTGCCGCCTGGTTCACCTTCGTGCTCGTCGAAATCTTTACTGGCAAAATTTCTCCAAATGTCTTAACTGCAGTGCTCTCGAGCATTTTACAAACCGTTTGACGCTCGTCGTGCTTGAGAAGCAGGGCGCCGAGAAGCTTGAGCGTTGGGTTAACGCGCTTAATCTTTTCTATGTGTTTTAACAAGTCCTCGGCACCGTACAGGCCGTACTGGGAGCCTGACTCAACCGGAACAATGACATGAGTAGCGGCGGCTATAGCGTTACTCGTGAGCAGCTTGAGGCTTGGTGGACAGTCAATCAGGATCACATCGTAGATGCCGTCCGCCGGCTCCAACTTCATACGAAGTTCTTCGGACGGCCGCGGAGTCTGATCCTTCAGTTCATCTTCGGCTTTGCCAAGCGCAAGCGACCCATAGATCAACGAAACACCGTCGATGTGGGTGTCCTCCTGAACCGCTCTTGGAAGAATGTCGACGCCTCCAAGCAGAAGCTCAGCCGATGTCACCGTCACCGCGCTCGGGTGTTCTTTCCCGAGATGTAGGCTTGCGTTCGCCTGCGGATCCAGATCGACAACGAGAACATTCAATCCGGCGCTGGCAAAACCGTCAGCCAGGTTGATCGTTGTTGTCGTTTTGCCGACGCCACCCTTGTGGTTGGTCACGGCAAAAACTTTTGTTTGTTTGAAAACGATCATTTTGTGTGCGTTATATCCGGTTTCCGTGCACGATACATTCACATTCGGTAGAAGTAAATTCCAGACTCGTCCAAACTTTGGACACTGTAGCTGTAGGGCAACGGAAACCCAAGGTCGCCAGCGCAACAATGGGCGACTTCTCGCGGCATCTGAGCACGCAGGAGCAGCACTAATGATGGCTCGAGATCGTTGGCAAGGGAAAACGCGCGCGAATCGTGCCGGCGTCGCCGGAGCTGATCGCTGAGCTAGCCCACTATCACCAAGCATGTGGCCTGCTTCCGTTGCCCGACCAAGCCGACACCACGCCGCTGGTCATGCCTTTTAAAGGCCAACGCCGCTGTCTGTCGCGCTCGATCCTCAATGGCGCGCAAGAATATATTCAGCCGTACCGCGTCGTGGCTGCGGGCGCGCGGAGCCGAGTTCGCCAAGCGCGTCGACGAACTGGACCGTGCGTCGGCGCACTGGCTCAGGCATACCGCCGGGTCACATCAGGCCGACGGTGGCCTCGATCTGCGCACGGTGGGCGATAATCTGGGTCACGTGTCGCTGACCACCACAAGCCGATACCTGCACCAGCAAGAGGACACGCGGCACCGCGAGACGGTGGCCGGTCACAAAATGCACTGGCACGATGCGCCACTTATACCGCCCAATAGACAAAGCGAAGACAGATTCATCTCATAGACTTTATATGCGGCGCGCCTCGCTCAATACCGCATCGATAACGGCCTAAAAAGATAGCTCGTTACCGCTAACACTGCTTGCACCAGATTTATCCCGCCATGACTTTGACCGGCTTGCCCACGCGAGCCAGCATGTCCACTAATGTGTCGATCGTAAACTTGCCCGCCTTTTTGTTTACTACGTCCGACACGCGAGGCCGTGTAATATGCAATATCTGCGCAGCCTCCGCTTGTTTGAGATGATGAACCTCGATCCACGACGCGAGTTCGCCCATGAGTTGCTCTTTGAGCGCCATCGTCTGACTGATCAGCGCTTGCGACTTGGCTTGATACCGCCGCGCCTCGTCAGGCGCGAAGCCGAGTTCTACGAACAGGTTTGCTCCCGGCTTCGTCACATGCCGGATACTTGTATCAACTTTGTTCATCTCTGTCCCTTCCTTTCCCGGACAATCGCCCGATAGCGAGCCGCTGCGATCTCTTTGTCGGGCTTCGGCGTCGCTTGCGTCTTCTTTTGGAAGCAGTGCAATACGTAGATCGCTTCCTCGAATTTCGCCACGTACATTACCCGATAGATCCCGCTCACATCCCGGATGCGAATCTCCCGTACTCCTGCGCTCACGTCGTCGAACGGCTTCCAGTCTTCAGGATCAAGCCCCACTTGAATTCGGCCCAGTTGAAAGCCCGCCTCTCGGCGAGCCTCAGACGGTTCAGCCAGCAATCCGTGCCTGCTCTTCACTTCGATTTTCTCTTTTCATACACCCGATGCAGCCGCCGCGCAGGCTTTGCCACTTCGATCTCTTGCTGCTCTGGCCGCTCCAACCACGCCGGGTGCGTCGCCGTGTAAATCTCATTCATCTCCCGAATCGCCACCTGTGTGTACATCTGCGTGCTCGTGAGCTGCGCGTGGTGCAGCATTACCTGCATGAACCGCACGTCCGCTCCATTCTCCAGCATCAGCGTCACCATCGTGTGATGGAACAGGTGGCACGAACCGCTCTTGTCCCCCGAACGCTTGGTGTAGTCCGATACCATCCATCCCAAGTTACGCGTGCCGATGCTGTCTCCCGCTCCCGCCGGAACAGCACACCTTCATCCGCAGCTCGCGACAGCTGCGGCCGGGCTGATGTATGGATGGCCGGGCAGGCTGCCTACGACCTTTGGCAGGCACGCCAAAGGCACCTCACGTGCAGCACGCACCGATCGAAGAAGCCCCATTGCCGCGCTAGCAATCGAGGTGTTCTTGGTTTGGTAATCCGGTACCTACACTACAGGATCATGAGGCCACTCATTGGGTTCACCAACTACCGCCTATGCCTCGCTCAGGCCTCACCAAGGGTCGGGGACTGTGTCACTGCATGCGTCGCTGGGCGTTGCCACCCAATAGGGCCGGCGGTTCGACCCGATGCAGACTTAGCCTGCGCGCGCCGCGCTTTTTCAGTGTCGGTGTTGATGCGATGCAGCGCCGCCAAGCTGCCTTCAAGCGCACCGATCTACTGGCACGCGTCACCCAGTTGCGCCTGAAATTTAGCGTGGTGCTGCGCCGCATTCTGCTCAACCCGCCGTACAACGGCATCGCGCTCTTGGATCAGGCGCGCGGTGTCGGCCCGCAATTTATCGAGTTAGCGAGCACAATCGGCGCACGCTTGGGTCAGCGCTGACTCTCGCTCTTGTGCGTCGCGCTGCAAGCGCTCTTGTCTGGCGACAACTATTTTTGCCGGTCACAATAGGTAGATTTGCCAATGGCACAAGGGATACAGCATTCAATAAACTACAAATTACGTAACATATGTTACAAAAAACAGTGCCGGCGCAGTTCTGCCCGAATAGCGCCTCAAACTGCCGTCGATACACCTGCCAACCACCCTTCCTGTCGCGAAAAACCGTGAAACAATTGCCCTATTACAGCGCTCTGCCTTGCTGCCATTGGTTTTCCGGCTAGGGCGTTTAAATCGTCATTGTTTCACGCAGACGGGTTCCAAGTATGGCTGACTTATCGTGCCACCGTATTCGCCGTCCATCTTGAGACAAACCCAGCCTTGACAGCGCACGAGTCCACTGGGGCAGCGCGGCCACGCAATTCAAGCGTTGAGCGGTTTGCAGCGGCTTGATGCTTGAAAGGGCAGCGCGGCGCTCACAGCAAAACTGTCAACTATGGTTGGAAACCAGCAAGTCTACCTAGTCGACATACCATCGGGGTGAGCTTTTACGGGAGGCGCTCACGTTGTAGCGTGCGCTACAACGTGCGTAGAATCTAGTTTTACCTGCTCATTTTTGCGCTCGTGCCACATGCGTTGCGATAAGCACACTGAGTCCTGTTCTGAACAACGCAGCGTACACGCACGGGCGTGGCGCACTCGATACGATGCCACGCGGCACCCTCGCCGTGTCAACTCGCGGCTTTCCGACCACGCCTGCGAGCGGCCGTGCGAGTGCCGGTCACCATCACAATGGCCTCGTCCAGCAGATGTTCCAGTGCCTCCTGCTGCGTGGGCGATAACGCCGCCAACTTCGCGTGCATGCGCATAGCGCAGTCCAGCGCACCGGTGCCCCCTTCTGCCACCAAATCCACGAGGCGACAGTCGAGCAACTGCGCGAGCTGCGCCAACCGGTCAAGACCGGGCAGCACCCTGCCGCGCTCTATCTGGGACAGCGAGGCCTGCGCCAGCCCCGCCGCTTCCGAGAGCTGTTCCTGTGTCAGTCCACGCAGCCTGCGCTGTCGCGCGATGGCTTGGCCTATCGTTCGCGCGAGTTTGCTGCGCGACTCATTCTCCTGCGCCACCTGCCCTTCCCGTTAAACCGAAACCGCGAGTGTGCGGATAGGAGTCGGTTTACAGAAGAAGGTCGTACGTAATAATATTTGTAATACATTATTTTCTAAAGGGCAAACTTACGTGCACCTTACCCGCACGACCCAGAGCTATCCGGCAGCAGATACCGCGGTGAAAGGATTTCACGTCAATGCAGTGGACCAGGCACACGTGCGCTTCATCGTGCTGCCGGCCTTCCTTACTGAAAGCAAAAGCATGGGCGTATGGCTCGCCGCCGCCGGCACGACCGCCACCGCATTCATCGTGCATCTTGAATTGGGCATCGCAGTCGTGCTGTGCGAGTTGCTGAGCGCCTGGTATTGGCTGCGTCGGTTGAAGCTGGCCCTGAGCGAAAGCCGGTTCAGTATTAGTACAACGGGTATCGTTTGGTATGGGGTGGAATCGGAGCCAATCCGTATCGCGATGCATCGGATCAATCGCGTTTGCTTGGTCTCGCCAAGCGGGCGCCGCGCAGTACTGCTGTCGTTGCGCGCGACACCCAGTGAGCCGCAGGCCTCGCCGCGGCGGCTTTGCGATCCCAGGCACCAGGCGAAGTGGTGCATCGTGGTCGAGGCCGACGGGCTCGATTATGCGATTGTGCAGGGGCTTTATCGTCATACCGCAATCCGTCTCGCGCGGGCGATGCGACGGGCATTGCGTGTTGTGCTGCGAGATGGGTATCGTACTTGACGCGGCTCGCAATGAGCGGACATGGCCTTACGCTCATTGCGAGCCTCGTTATTTCATGCCGTACCACGCGCCGCGCCCACTGCCGTGCGGCTCCAAATGCCCTCTTTCGACCAGATCGCGGAAGTGCTGCTTCAACGTATTGCGGCTGCTACCGGTGAGCTTGATCGCTTCGGCCATTGTGATTCGTCCGTGCTCCCGGGCGAACTCGACAATTTGTAAGGACAGCGCAGGCAAAGACGCCAGCACGATCTTCTCGCGCTCCACTTTCTTCTCAAGCCGTCGCACCTGTTCGGCAAGCGAGCGAAGAAAAAACATCAGCCACGGCTGCCAGTCCGGCTTATCGCTGCGGATTGTCCCTTGGGTCTGACGCAAAGCCAGATAGTAGCTCTCCTTGTTCGCCTCGATCACGCTTTCCAGCGAACTATACGGCACATAGGCATAGCCAGCCTGAAGCAGCAGCAAGGTCGTCAGCACACGACTGAGCCGCCCATTTCCATCCTGGAATGGATGGATTTCCAAAAACACGACGACAAAAATGGCAACGATCAGCAGCGGGTGCAGGCGTGCTTTTTCGCGCTCGGCGCTGACCCACGATACCAATTCGGTCATGAGGCGCGGCGTGTCAAAGGGTGTGGCCGTTTCGAACACGACGCCGAGTTGCCTGCCATTTTCGTCGAAAGCGGCGACGCTGTTGGAACTTGTCTTGTAGTGGCCCCGGTGCCGTTCGTCCTTCAGGCTATGCCGCAGAAGGATTTGATGCAGTTGCTTGATGTGATTCTCGTTGAATGGAAGGTCCTGCCATGAATGGCACATCAAGTCCATGAGTTCGGCATATCCTGCCACTTCCTGCTCATCTCTCGTTTCGAGCTTTTGGATAGCCAAGTTCGACAGCAATCGTTCGACTTCCCGGTCAGAAAGCCTGCTGCCTTCAATGCGGGTGGACGAGCCGATGCTCTCAATGGTCGCCACTCGTCGCAGGGACAACAACCGGCCTGGCGCAAGCGTGCCCAGGGCACGCCATGCACCTTTGAATTCGTCGATCCGGGCAATCAGACCCAGGATCTCTGGCGTGATTTGAAGGGTGTCGGTTCGAAACATGAGCCAATCATACACCCATTTCCACCCATTCTCACAATGCAAAATGAATGAAGAATGACACGACGGGTACGCTGGAATCCCGAAGGACTGCTCTACAAGACAACTCGCGCAATTCATACCGTCTTTGTGATGCGTCTGGCTCCATCAACGACAAATATGGAGCAGCGAAGCTCCATCCTTCGTCCGTCACGTCGCTCGGATAAGGTCTGCGTTCTCGAACTCGATTCGATTCTGAGCCTCGCTGAGAGTGCATAACACTCCGTAGGAAGCCCCGCTGTCGAGCGGATTTGAATATGTCGGCGCTTGAACCGTGGTGTGTTGTGCGCGCCGTTGATGATCTATTTCTCGCATCGCAACACATCAACCTTGTAGAGTTTACTTGAATTTTACGGAGCGACCCTTTATTCTCCGGGTTAGCTGGTTTTTTTCATACCWCSTYSRAATTTCTAAGCAACTAGGATAGCACCGTGACCGCAAATGATCTGCTCATTTCAAAGGTGCCGGAGATTGATCAATCCGTGTCCATCGCTGACATCCGGGACGAAATCGCCGGTCGAGCGTTGGACATGTTGGATCAGGTGCGAGCGACAATGCTTGAACCTTATCCACGTAAGCATCCTCCTACTTTTACAGCGGCAAACATCGCGACTCTCTGCGGGCTCGAGAAACAGCGAATGAAGTACCTTACTACAAAATTAGGACTTCCTGCCGGAACGCAAACTGGTCCAGGTAAGGCCAAGCTATTTTCGCTCGAGGAAACGCTAACTTGGATCAAGGCAACCAGCCGTCGGGCGCAACGGCCGCAAGGGGTACGAGGAAGAGTAGTAGCGTTTGCCAACTTTAAAGGTGGAGTTGCAAAAACGTCCACCTCAGTAAGCGTAGCGCAGAAGCTTACGCTATTAGGTCGCAAGGTTCTGCTTATTGATTGCGATCCGCAGGGCTCGGCGACCCAGCTGTGCGGCTACGCACCCGATGCCGAAATTACCGATACCGACACGCTGCTGCCGCTCATTTATGGCGATGAAAGCACACTTCAATACGCAGTCAGGAAGACCTATTGGACGAATCTCGATGTAATCCCTGCCTGCAACACTCTTCAGGATGCCGAGTACGCAATTCCAGCGAACATTTCACAAGATAGTCGGTTTGAGTTTTGGAATATAGTGAACAAAGGGCTACAGCCACTGCTATCGGAGTACGACGTGGCTGTCATCGACACTCCCCCAGCACTCAGCTACTTAACTACAAATGTGCTGATGGCAGCAGACGCGATCGTCATGCCTTTACCCCCTGAAGCACTGGACTTCGCGAGTTCCACTCAATTTTGGCAAATGTTTGCGGAAATCGCGAGCCGCCTGCCGAAGGCGGAAAGCAAACGCTACGATTTTATCAACATCTTCATGACCAAAGTTCGCCCTTTTGACGCGTCAAGGGGCGTGCAGGGTTGGATTAGGAAAGCTTACGGCGATAGAGTCTTTCCTTTGTATGTGCCCGATTCAAAAGTTCAAGCAGCCTCCCTTGGCGCTTTGTCGACAGTCTACGACCAAAAACGGCTTGACGTCGATGCCGACGGAGCAACCCGGATGACCGGCGAGCAATACGAGCGTTTAAAAGCGCCTCTCGACGCTCTTTCCGAATGTATCGATGACCATTTTGTCCGGATGTGGACGAAGGAGATCACCGAATGAGTAAATTACTTGAAAAAACGGCGGCCCTGGAACCCAGCCAACAATCAAACCGGACCGCTCGACAGGGCATAGCGCGTACAGCGCCAGGGCGGATGTTCGAGTTCGCAAACAGGATTAATGAGGCGGAAGATAGAGCCGCAGCTTCCGCAGCAGAGGCGGAAGAGGTCAAGCGGCAACTCGATGACGCTTTACATCAACTTGAAGCACTACAGAGTGTAGGTGGCACAGCCGGCGCTGTTGAGGTAGATATTGCCACTTTGGTTGAAGTACCAGGACGGCGCCGAGTGCTCTCCCCGTCGGAGTACGAAGAACTTCGTTCAAATCTAGCTAAGAACGAACTGGTTCACCCGATTGTATATCGTCCACTCGGCAACGGGAAAAACGAGATTGTATCGGGAAACAATCGCGTAGCGATCTATCGCGATGACCTCGGTAGGACGAAGATTCGCGGCATCCCGTTTATTGGCGACGCCAGGAGCGCAGAGCTAGGTGCCACGTTCTCCAACTTACTCGCCCCTTCGCTGCCGGACTATGAAAAATATAGACAATTTGTTCGACTCCAAAAAGAGTCGGGGTTTACTCGTGCCGACATCCTTGAGGCATCGGGACTTAGCACCTCCCACGTTTCACGCATTCTAGCTTTTGAGAAACTTCCCTCAACAGCTCTCGAAGCAATTGCGAAACGCCCTGACAGGATCGGTGGACACGCTGCGGAAAAATTCGCGTTTTTGGCAAGCAATGGAAACGCGGAATCAGTAGTTAAAGCGATCGAAGCTCTAGTCAGTGATGAATCAATGTCTCAAAAACGCGCTTTAGAGTTGGCAAGGCCTAAACCGTCTCGACCAACAGCTCCGGTCACGCGTACGATTCTCAGTGACAAAAAAAAGTTTTGCGAACTTTCAGTCCGCAATGGCGTAATTGGCGTGCGATTCAGCGGAAAGGAAAGCGAAATCAAAGCGTCATGTTGGGCAGAGAAAATTGAAAGCTTTATTCGCGCGCAGATAGAAGCTCAATCGACGCAATGAATTCGCAATAGGGGATGGTCAAAGCATAGAGGTTATGCACTCTAGCAAGCACGACCTTAACTCTCCCCAGTGGGGAATCGTTAAAAATCAATGAGTTGCAAATTAGGGAACAAAAATGACCTACCGACCAAGACACCAAACAAAAGGCCCCTGGCTGGAACCAGAGGCCTTTCAATATAGAGTTCGACTGTAACCTTACTCAGCTACTCTTAGCTTTCCCCAGCGGGGAATCGTTAAAAATCAATGAGTTGGTAATTCGGGGGAAATATGATCTAACGACCACACTATCAAACAAAAGCCTTCGGCGGCAACCGAAGGCTTTTGAGTCTAGGGCTTGACTGCAACCTCGCCCAGCTATGCTCGACCGACGGCAATCGGTAAGATCAAGCACTAAGAGTGTAGCGCAGTGTGAGAAACAGTCAAGCGTTGATCGACCATTTTGTATAAATGGGCGCTGGATATGTCTATCGCGCAACACTTTGTTGCTGGCGAGGGAAGCGTTTGTCCCCCGAATCAACAGCACTTCACCCCCGTACCAGACGATACTGAAGCACTGTCGCAGTTCGCCTGCGACACCACCAATCTGCCGTGGCTAATTTTCCGGGCTGCCTTTCGCGCCGAACACCTCGCGCAGCTGCCCGCGCGCGCGCGCGCGCTGCTCGCGGCCCTTGCACGCACCGTTGATGCTCAGCGGCCCTACGCCGCTATCTTCGCGCGCCGTGAGCTGCTTACTGGCCGCGCGCTGCAGTCGATGCGCACGTTCTACCGCGGTCTCGATGATCTCGAAGCGGCCGGCCTCATTGACCGTCCACCGCAGAAGCGCCATGGCGGCGTAGGCCTGTTTGGCCGTGCATACTTGCATTTAACGCCCAAAGCCGCCACTTTGCTCGGCCTCGTTGAGCCACAAGACGAGGTATCAGCACCGGCATTGGACACTACCACAGCCAATGCTCCAGCCATTCCCACATCCTCTACACAATCATCAACTCTACCGTCTGCCAACATGGCAGACGGTGCTATATATAAGGATCTTTACCCTACTGCTTTTCAAAAGAGACAACCAGGCGCCCTGCCTCAAGATCTCGAACGCCTCACTTCGCTGGGCTTTAATAAATTTTTCATCTTCAAACTCATGAGCGAAGCACGAAAAAGCGGCAAAC
It includes:
- a CDS encoding ParB/RepB/Spo0J family partition protein, whose amino-acid sequence is MAAKNLKVMLEAKAAENTKRHHEASHTSDFDVGRQHMMIPVDKIEPNPFQPRTVFNEAKIRELATTISADGLGEPVLLRCKGDGYQLIAGERRWRAVKLLNQPTIEALVIDADDAKTAILALVENLQREDLADFEVALGIKLVMDQFPQRSKLAEYLGIERSDLYRYLAFHALPESVQERLRANPALLGRVAAADIVKVLKDGESTPDLIERLDQAITLVERGRLDQTKVASHIARTSGGGVSLAQKTPLMSNGSKVGTFARDHKNVVVKIAAEALSDEKAAKLQKFVVELLR
- a CDS encoding ParA family protein; translated protein: MIVFKQTKVFAVTNHKGGVGKTTTTINLADGFASAGLNVLVVDLDPQANASLHLGKEHPSAVTVTSAELLLGGVDILPRAVQEDTHIDGVSLIYGSLALGKAEDELKDQTPRPSEELRMKLEPADGIYDVILIDCPPSLKLLTSNAIAAATHVIVPVESGSQYGLYGAEDLLKHIEKIKRVNPTLKLLGALLLKHDERQTVCKMLESTAVKTFGEILPVKISTSTKVNQAAVMQQSLHALDRSSKVAREYRQLSSELIKMLGLKAQTAEV
- a CDS encoding tyrosine-type recombinase/integrase: MARKNIFSRTASWLRARGAEFAKRVDELDRASAHWLRHTAGSHQADGGLDLRTVGDNLGHVSLTTTSRYLHQQEDTRHRETVAGHKMHWHDAPLIPPNRQSEDRFIS
- a CDS encoding helix-turn-helix domain-containing protein produces the protein MNKVDTSIRHVTKPGANLFVELGFAPDEARRYQAKSQALISQTMALKEQLMGELASWIEVHHLKQAEAAQILHITRPRVSDVVNKKAGKFTIDTLVDMLARVGKPVKVMAG
- a CDS encoding type II toxin-antitoxin system RelE/ParE family toxin, whose translation is MKSRHGLLAEPSEARREAGFQLGRIQVGLDPEDWKPFDDVSAGVREIRIRDVSGIYRVMYVAKFEEAIYVLHCFQKKTQATPKPDKEIAAARYRAIVRERKGQR
- a CDS encoding tyrosine-type recombinase/integrase yields the protein MVSDYTKRSGDKSGSCHLFHHTMVTLMLENGADVRFMQVMLHHAQLTSTQMYTQVAIREMNEIYTATHPAWLERPEQQEIEVAKPARRLHRVYEKRKSK
- a CDS encoding helix-turn-helix domain-containing protein, which gives rise to MAQENESRSKLARTIGQAIARQRRLRGLTQEQLSEAAGLAQASLSQIERGRVLPGLDRLAQLAQLLDCRLVDLVAEGGTGALDCAMRMHAKLAALSPTQQEALEHLLDEAIVMVTGTRTAARRRGRKAAS
- a CDS encoding Fic family protein; translation: MFRTDTLQITPEILGLIARIDEFKGAWRALGTLAPGRLLSLRRVATIESIGSSTRIEGSRLSDREVERLLSNLAIQKLETRDEQEVAGYAELMDLMCHSWQDLPFNENHIKQLHQILLRHSLKDERHRGHYKTSSNSVAAFDENGRQLGVVFETATPFDTPRLMTELVSWVSAEREKARLHPLLIVAIFVVVFLEIHPFQDGNGRLSRVLTTLLLLQAGYAYVPYSSLESVIEANKESYYLALRQTQGTIRSDKPDWQPWLMFFLRSLAEQVRRLEKKVEREKIVLASLPALSLQIVEFAREHGRITMAEAIKLTGSSRNTLKQHFRDLVERGHLEPHGSGRGAWYGMK
- a CDS encoding ParA family protein, which produces MTANDLLISKVPEIDQSVSIADIRDEIAGRALDMLDQVRATMLEPYPRKHPPTFTAANIATLCGLEKQRMKYLTTKLGLPAGTQTGPGKAKLFSLEETLTWIKATSRRAQRPQGVRGRVVAFANFKGGVAKTSTSVSVAQKLTLLGRKVLLIDCDPQGSATQLCGYAPDAEITDTDTLLPLIYGDESTLQYAVRKTYWTNLDVIPACNTLQDAEYAIPANISQDSRFEFWNIVNKGLQPLLSEYDVAVIDTPPALSYLTTNVLMAADAIVMPLPPEALDFASSTQFWQMFAEIASRLPKAESKRYDFINIFMTKVRPFDASRGVQGWIRKAYGDRVFPLYVPDSKVQAASLGALSTVYDQKRLDVDADGATRMTGEQYERLKAPLDALSECIDDHFVRMWTKEITE
- a CDS encoding ParB/RepB/Spo0J family partition protein — its product is MSKLLEKTAALEPSQQSNRTARQGIARTAPGRMFEFANRINEAEDRAAASAAEAEEVKRQLDDALHQLEALQSVGGTAGAVEVDIATLVEVPGRRRVLSPSEYEELRSNLAKNELVHPIVYRPLGNGKNEIVSGNNRVAIYRDDLGRTKIRGIPFIGDARSAELGATFSNLLAPSLPDYEKYRQFVRLQKESGFTRADILEASGLSTSHVSRILAFEKLPSTALEAIAKRPDRIGGHAAEKFAFLASNGNAESVVKAIEALVSDESMSQKRALELARPKPSRPTAPVTRTILSDKKKFCELSVRNGVIGVRFSGKESEIKASCWAEKIESFIRAQIEAQSTQ
- a CDS encoding Replication protein O — its product is MSIAQHFVAGEGSVCPPNQQHFTPVPDDTEALSQFACDTTNLPWLIFRAAFRAEHLAQLPARARALLAALARTVDAQRPYAAIFARRELLTGRALQSMRTFYRGLDDLEAAGLIDRPPQKRHGGVGLFGRAYLHLTPKAATLLGLVEPQDEVSAPALDTTTANAPAIPTSSTQSSTLPSANMADGAIYKDLYPTAFQKRQPGALPQDLERLTSLGFNKFFIFKLMSEARKSGKRLSDVVDMCWHSLKKAVAPIAYLRSLLRKPVDFGYQARQRRDEAHQRIQHDADHRSLTQALHDAAGLTFVDPTKGLTVEISEDGANALLHLPGETRPRSAAGTRMLDIARAIVSGRLQRSAKVCHSAHQAVDGSCRRSEKMSEEGGQVAGSLTHVQQMRELLKRRATAYSFSA